Within the Rhodovastum atsumiense genome, the region CTGCGGATCGGTGACGCCGCCCTCGGCACGCGCGCAGGCCCGCACGGCGCTGGCATCCAGCACGCGAATGATGTCGTGGAACATCGCGGCCACCTTCCCCCTGTCTCGCTGCCTTGCGGCCCTCAAGGAAATCGGGCACCCCGGCGGCAAGCCACAAGAGCGGCTGCCGCCTTACCCCACCTGTCCGGTGCCACGCATGCACCTCGGCGCCGTAAGCCGCTGCTCGGGCCGCTGCGGTCCTCGCGCGGCTTCCACCTCGCGGCGGTCCTGCGCCTCCAGGCAGGCGTCTCGCGGACGGCGGCGCTCCTCCTGGCGCTCCTGCCACGCGGCGAACTCCGCCGCGTAGTCGTACGCGAGCGGCTCCTTGGCCGCCTCCTTGCTCCCGGTCGCCGTCAGCGTCATGTGCCAGATGTCACGGCCCTCCTGGCCATCTGCGGGAGCTATCAGCCCGCGCGCATGCAGAGCGACTACGGTCGCGACAGGAACCCCCGGGATTGCTGGCATGCGGCCAAAGAAAGCGCAGTGCAGCCCTCCAGCCCCGCGCTGCCAGATCAGTGGGTCTGGGCGGTCCCGCAGGAGCGCCAGGAGGAACCGCATGCCATCCGAAAGCTGCTGTTTCATGCAGCCGCCCTCGTCAACCCCCAGCGGGCGCACTCGACATCGACGAGACGCCCCAGCGCATCGCGCCAGCTGGCCGGAGGCGCGCCCTCCGCATGCCGAATGGCCAGCGCCATCTGCCGCGCGGCCACCTCGGGCGGCAGCCGTCCGACCCCCGTGCCCAGGCCCGTGCACGCGATGGTCGTCCCGGCCGGGAGCGGGATCCGTCTCGCGGCACCGATAGCCGCGTGCATCGCAAGGTAGGCGTTGACCGAGCCGCGGATGTCCCGTGGGGACTCCATGGTCGGCGCGTAGAGCAGCCAGCGGCCCGTCACCAGATCGCCATCCGCAGGCACGGCCACTGCCGCCCCGACAGGCAGGAAGCCGCCGTGTTCGGATGCAATCGCCGCCCGCACGCGCCCCTCGACGCCGGGAAGCATCCTGGCGATGGCAAGGTCGACACCGCCGTCCATCATGCCGAACGAATTCCCTGCAGCAATGAGGGCATCCCAGCCGGTTGGCTGCAGGAGGCCAGCCGTCGCGGAGACGCCATCGCGGCCCTCGAGAGCGCGCGTCAGCGCGCCGAGGAATGCGGCATGCGGGTCCACAAAGTTGAACTGATACATTCTCGTTCCCTCCGTTTCTTCTCGAGCCGCCTCACTCGACGTGCGCGCCGCCCACAAGCATCTCGGCCGCCATCTGCGCATCCGCGCGCGAGGCCGCCAGCACGACGCACAGCTGCCCCAGACGCGCCACAACGGCGCTCCAACCCTCGCCGCCCGGCATGCGCTGAACGGATGCAAGCAGGCTCTGCTCACCCTCCGGGCCGGCGGTGAGCACCCAAACGGCAGAGCCGTCGTGGGCCCGAACGACATCCCAGCCACGCTCGGCGTTCCCGGTGACCGGTGCCGCCGCCAAGCCAGCCAGAGCGGCCACCACGTCGCGGAACTCGGATCCGGCGCGCCGGACCTCCGCCGACGGCGCGCGCTCCCCACCGATACGGCGGACAGCCGCCACTGGCACGGACGCGAGCGCGGCAAAGAAGGCCAGCGCCCTGGCCACCCGGCGGCCGAACCCTGCGTCCGGGCGGCGAACCTCGGCAACAGCATGACGGGCGGTCATGGCGGCGTCACCTCGTACTCGAACTCGCCGCGGGGCTGGTCCTCCTGGCTGTCGTCGAGCTTGCTGATGTCGAAGTAAATGACGGTCCACCCGGGCAGCTCGGCCTTGATGGCCTGCGCGATGGCCAGCCCCTCGGCGGCGTAGGCGGTCTCGTCGAATGGCACGGGCGACCCGTCCGGCAAGTGGTCGATGCACGCGCTGTATCCATCCGCCCACGTGGCCAGCCGTTCCCGCAGGGCGCCGCTGATCGGCAGGTCTTCCGGATCCATCATGCAGCCGTCTTTCCACCACAGCCCCGAGCTGCAGTGGTCGGGCATCACGCGCACCCAACGGTCCTCATCGTCAGCCATGTCTGCCTCCAGCATCTCACCGCCCCCCGATTATGCCGGTTGCGGCAACCCGAACAGCCTTGGACGCCTTGCCAACACTGCCGGCGGCCCCGCATCCGACGCCGCCGGCGCGCCGCTGCCGCCCTCTTCCTCCCCGTCGTCCAGCAGGTGGACGCGCCACCTGCACGACTGCCGGACCGCCTCCGCCAGCGCCGCGGCGACGG harbors:
- a CDS encoding macro domain-containing protein translates to MYQFNFVDPHAAFLGALTRALEGRDGVSATAGLLQPTGWDALIAAGNSFGMMDGGVDLAIARMLPGVEGRVRAAIASEHGGFLPVGAAVAVPADGDLVTGRWLLYAPTMESPRDIRGSVNAYLAMHAAIGAARRIPLPAGTTIACTGLGTGVGRLPPEVAARQMALAIRHAEGAPPASWRDALGRLVDVECARWGLTRAAA